The following are encoded in a window of Hyalangium minutum genomic DNA:
- a CDS encoding lactate racemase domain-containing protein, with amino-acid sequence MRPIKTLQKLYDEESQVVITEKGSPPRALFFGENFLLEDLPVGTRVIFPRPPMAGVPNTKAAIRWAINHPEGMDPLHALLRPGMKLTCVIDDISVPLPPMVTPDVRQTILEVVLDLAADSGVDDIHLVIANALHRRMTEAEMKRMVGQKIYDAYYPDRYYNHDAEDPDGIVELERTSHQEVVAINRRVAESDLIVYVNVNFVPMNGGHKSMGTGVANYASLRSHHNPKTIRESDSYMEPKASALYKSNTRIGSVIDKHLKVFHIETTLNNRMFGAPLEFLAKKEEDYTEADRLKLQAALFALKHTPRAAARKIFNSVPAPYDVTGVFAGATEPTHAKTLEMSWKQYSVPVEGQSDIVIFPIPFISPYSVNSVLNPLLLQVMGLGYFFNLNRGVPLVKKGGVLILLHPAFDEFDPVQHPSYIEFFNRLLPETRDSMKLEHKYEREFAENPSYVHLYRKGNAYHGVHPFYMWYWGENGRQHVGKVIVAGAENNHVPALLGWDRTDTLTEAIEEARGFMGRSATISLLRIAPTLLADVKL; translated from the coding sequence ATGCGCCCCATCAAGACGCTCCAGAAGCTCTACGACGAGGAAAGTCAGGTCGTCATCACCGAGAAGGGCAGCCCTCCGCGCGCCCTCTTCTTCGGTGAGAACTTCCTCTTGGAGGACCTGCCCGTTGGAACACGGGTCATCTTCCCCCGGCCGCCCATGGCCGGCGTGCCCAACACGAAGGCCGCCATCCGCTGGGCCATCAACCACCCGGAGGGCATGGATCCGCTGCACGCCCTGCTGCGCCCGGGCATGAAGCTGACCTGCGTCATCGACGACATCTCCGTGCCGCTGCCGCCCATGGTCACCCCGGACGTGCGGCAGACCATCCTCGAGGTGGTGCTGGATCTGGCCGCCGACAGCGGCGTGGATGACATCCACCTGGTCATCGCCAACGCGCTGCACCGCCGGATGACCGAGGCGGAGATGAAGCGCATGGTGGGCCAGAAGATCTACGACGCCTACTACCCGGACCGGTACTACAACCACGACGCCGAGGATCCGGACGGCATCGTCGAGCTGGAGCGCACCAGCCACCAGGAAGTGGTCGCCATCAACCGCCGCGTGGCGGAGAGCGATCTCATCGTCTACGTGAACGTGAACTTCGTGCCGATGAACGGCGGGCACAAGTCCATGGGCACGGGCGTGGCCAACTACGCGTCGCTGCGCTCGCACCACAACCCGAAGACGATCCGCGAGTCCGACAGCTACATGGAGCCCAAGGCGAGCGCGCTCTACAAGAGCAACACGCGCATTGGCTCGGTGATCGACAAGCACCTCAAGGTCTTCCACATCGAGACCACGCTCAACAACCGCATGTTCGGCGCGCCGCTGGAGTTCCTCGCCAAGAAGGAGGAGGACTACACGGAGGCGGACCGGCTCAAGCTGCAGGCGGCGCTGTTCGCCCTCAAGCACACCCCGCGCGCGGCGGCCCGGAAGATCTTCAACTCCGTGCCCGCCCCCTACGACGTGACGGGCGTGTTCGCCGGCGCCACCGAGCCCACCCACGCCAAGACGCTGGAGATGAGCTGGAAGCAGTACTCGGTGCCGGTGGAGGGGCAGAGCGACATCGTCATCTTCCCCATCCCCTTCATCTCGCCGTACAGCGTCAACTCGGTGCTCAACCCGCTGCTCCTGCAGGTCATGGGGCTGGGCTACTTCTTCAACCTGAACCGCGGCGTGCCGCTGGTGAAGAAGGGCGGCGTGCTCATCCTCCTGCACCCGGCGTTCGACGAGTTCGATCCGGTGCAGCACCCCAGCTACATCGAGTTCTTCAACCGGCTGCTGCCGGAGACGCGCGACTCGATGAAGCTGGAGCACAAGTACGAGCGCGAGTTCGCGGAGAACCCCAGCTACGTGCACCTGTACCGCAAGGGCAACGCCTACCACGGCGTGCACCCCTTCTATATGTGGTACTGGGGCGAGAACGGCCGCCAGCACGTGGGCAAGGTCATCGTCGCCGGTGCCGAGAACAACCACGTGCCCGCGCTGCTCGGCTGGGACCGCACTGACACCCTCACCGAGGCCATCGAAGAGGCCCGCGGCTTCATGGGCCGCTCGGCCACCATTAGCCTGCTGCGCATCGCGCCCACCCTGCTTGCGGACGTGAAGCTCTGA
- a CDS encoding SWIB/MDM2 domain-containing protein, with the protein MAAKKAAAKKTTATAAKKAPAKKAAGAKRKPNAAFMQEFTPSPELAAVIGEKPLPRTAVIKNLWTYFKKHGLNQGQLINLDDNLKKVYGNKKQIKMTEVAAAFKHLK; encoded by the coding sequence ATGGCCGCGAAGAAGGCTGCTGCGAAGAAGACCACTGCTACTGCTGCGAAGAAGGCTCCCGCGAAGAAGGCCGCTGGTGCGAAGCGCAAGCCGAACGCAGCGTTCATGCAGGAGTTCACCCCGTCGCCTGAGCTCGCTGCTGTCATTGGCGAGAAGCCGCTCCCGCGCACCGCGGTGATCAAGAACCTGTGGACCTACTTCAAGAAGCATGGCCTGAACCAGGGTCAGCTCATCAACCTGGATGACAACCTGAAGAAGGTCTACGGCAACAAGAAGCAGATCAAGATGACCGAGGTCGCTGCGGCCTTCAAGCACCTGAAGTAG
- a CDS encoding NAD-dependent epimerase/dehydratase family protein, whose product MNALITGANGFLGAWLAKALVARKDTVACLLRPTSDISALAGLPYTRLDGDVTDSASLERAVAGRDVVFHLAGIRRAATRDEFMRVNAEGTRNVCEAMLKAGGKARLVLCGSLAASGPSSAGRPHVEEDPFHPAEWYGESKGEAERIALSYKDRLPVTVVRPPRILGPGDHENLTFFKLVKKGIRLEIGGGPRPLTLVDVEDVVDLMLVLADRPEALGEAFFVAGPQHLTMDELQDIGARELGVKTRTVHLPPWVLKGLASAADVVTQATGRKLPLNRKLARQLLAPAWTCSGAKAERLLGFRPRRDVVDSIRRSARWYQEQGWL is encoded by the coding sequence ATGAACGCCCTCATCACCGGTGCCAACGGCTTCCTGGGAGCCTGGCTCGCCAAGGCCCTTGTCGCTCGGAAAGACACCGTCGCGTGCCTGCTGCGCCCCACCAGCGATATCTCGGCGCTCGCGGGCCTGCCCTATACCCGCCTCGACGGAGACGTCACGGACTCGGCCTCGCTGGAGCGCGCCGTGGCCGGACGCGACGTGGTGTTCCACCTGGCGGGCATCCGCCGTGCCGCCACGCGCGACGAGTTCATGCGCGTCAACGCCGAGGGCACGCGCAATGTGTGCGAGGCCATGCTCAAGGCCGGAGGAAAAGCGCGCCTGGTGCTGTGCGGCTCGCTGGCCGCTTCGGGCCCCTCGTCCGCCGGCCGTCCCCACGTGGAGGAGGACCCCTTCCACCCCGCCGAGTGGTACGGCGAGAGCAAGGGCGAGGCCGAGCGCATCGCCCTCTCTTACAAGGATCGGCTGCCGGTGACAGTGGTGCGCCCGCCGCGCATCCTCGGGCCCGGCGACCACGAGAACCTCACCTTCTTCAAGCTGGTGAAGAAGGGCATCCGCCTGGAGATTGGCGGTGGTCCCCGCCCCCTCACCCTGGTGGATGTCGAGGACGTGGTGGACCTCATGCTGGTGCTCGCCGACCGCCCCGAGGCCCTGGGCGAGGCCTTCTTCGTCGCCGGCCCGCAGCACCTCACCATGGATGAGCTGCAGGACATTGGCGCCCGGGAGCTGGGCGTGAAGACGCGGACGGTCCACCTCCCACCCTGGGTGCTCAAGGGCCTGGCCTCGGCGGCGGACGTCGTCACCCAGGCCACCGGGCGCAAGCTGCCCCTGAACCGCAAGCTCGCGCGTCAGCTCCTGGCCCCCGCGTGGACGTGCTCCGGCGCCAAGGCCGAACGGCTGTTGGGCTTCCGTCCTCGAAGAGATGTCGTGGACTCCATCCGCCGCAGCGCCCGGTGGTACCAAGAGCAGGGCTGGTTGTGA
- a CDS encoding HAD family hydrolase: MPPAKAAFYDVDGTLVKTNVVHVYAYYAMNRGSLLGMAGRTLGTAASLPLFGALDVVNRKVFNEFFYRYYAGLSEDRLITVAEDMFEDVLKPGLYEQSKDLIAEARRAGCRIVLVTGALDFTMRPLARYLGADELIANKMQFVGGKATGKVIPPIIEGANKANAIRDYCVKEGLSLAHCHGYSDSASDYAMLAIVGRPTAVNPDMRLRQLARAYNWPILDLK, encoded by the coding sequence ATGCCCCCCGCTAAAGCTGCCTTCTATGATGTCGACGGGACGCTCGTGAAGACGAACGTCGTCCACGTCTACGCCTACTACGCGATGAACCGTGGCTCGCTCCTGGGCATGGCCGGGCGCACGCTCGGCACCGCCGCGAGCCTCCCGCTGTTCGGAGCGTTGGATGTCGTCAACCGCAAGGTCTTCAACGAGTTCTTCTACCGCTACTACGCGGGACTCTCCGAAGACCGGCTCATCACCGTCGCCGAGGACATGTTCGAGGACGTGCTCAAGCCGGGCCTCTACGAACAGTCCAAGGACCTGATCGCCGAGGCCCGCCGTGCCGGGTGCCGCATTGTCCTGGTGACGGGCGCGCTGGACTTCACCATGCGCCCGCTCGCCCGGTACCTGGGCGCTGACGAGCTCATCGCCAACAAGATGCAGTTCGTGGGCGGCAAGGCCACCGGCAAGGTGATTCCCCCCATCATCGAGGGCGCCAACAAGGCCAACGCCATCCGCGACTACTGCGTGAAGGAAGGCCTGTCGCTGGCGCACTGCCACGGCTACTCGGACAGCGCCTCGGACTACGCCATGTTGGCCATTGTGGGCCGGCCCACCGCCGTCAACCCGGACATGCGCCTGCGCCAGCTCGCGCGCGCCTACAACTGGCCCATCCTCGATCTGAAGTAA